ATTTGGTTATTCACGATGTACGATGATCCCTTTTAAGCATCCATGGCTGAATGGTTAAAGCGCCCAACTCATAATTGGCAAATTCGTAGGTTCAATTCCTGCTGGATGCACGCCAATGGGAACGTTCAATAAGTCTATTGGAATTGGCTCTGTATCAATGGAATCTCATCATCCATACATAACGAATTGGTATATTCATACCATAACATATGAACAGTAAGAACTAGAATTCTTATCGATACTGGAACTCATAGGGAAGAAAATGGATTTATGGATGGAATCAAATATGCAGTATTTACAGAAAAAAGTATTCGGTTATTGGGGAACAATCAATATACTTCTAATGTCGAATCAGGATCAACTAGGACAGAAATAAAGCATTGGGTCGAACTCTTCTTTGGTGTCAAGGTAATAGCTATGAATAGTCATCGACTCCCGGGAAAGGGTAGAAGAATGGGACCTATTATGGGACATACAATGCATTACAGACGTATGATCATTACGCTTCAACCGGGTTATTCTATTCCACCTCTTATAGAGAAAAGAACTTAAAGCAAAATACTTAATAACACGGCGATACATTTATACAAAACTTCTACCCCGAGCACACGCAATGGAGCCGTAGACAGTCAAGTGAAATCCAATCCACGAAATAATTTGATCTATGGACAGCATCGTTGTGGTAAAGGTCGTAATGCCAGAGGAATCATTACTGCAAGGCATAGAGGGGGAGGTCATAAGCGCCTATACCGTAAAATCGATTTTCGACGGAATGAAAAAGACATATCTGGTAGAATCGTAACCATAGAATACGACCCTAATCGAAATGCATACATTTGTCTCATACACTATGGGGATGGTGAGAAGAGATATATTTTACATCCCAGAGGGGCTATAATTGGAGATACCATTGTTTCTGGTACAGAAGTTCCTATATCAATGGGAAATGCCCTACCTTTGAGTGCGGTTTGAACTATTGATTTACGTAATTGGAAGTAACCAATTAGGTTTACGATGAAACCTAGAAATCGATCACTGATCCAATTTGAGTACCTCTACGGGATAGACCTCAACAGAAAACTGTTGAGTAACGGCAGCAAGTGATTGAGTTCAGTAGTTCCTCATAGAAAATTATTGACTCTAGAGATATGGTAATATGGAGAAGACAAAATTGTTTGAAGCACGCACAGAACCGGAAGCGCCCCTTGTTTCAAAGAGAGGAGGACGGGTTATTCACATTTAATTTGATGGTCAGAGGCGAATTGAAAGCTAAGCAGTGGTAATTAAGATCCCCCGGGGGAAAAAGAGAGATGTCTCCTACGTTACCCGTAATATGTGGAAGTATCGACGTAATTTCATAGAGTCATTCGGTCTGAATGCTACATGAAGAACATAAGCCAGATGACGGAACGGGGAGACCTAGGATGTAGAAGATCATAACATGAGTGATTCGGCAGATTTTGATTCCTATATATCCACTCATGTGGTACTTCATCATACGATTCATATAAGATCCATCTGTCTAGATATCATCATATACATCTAGAAAGCCGTATGCTTTGGAAGAAGCTTGTACAGTTTGGGAAGGGGTTTTTATTGATAAAAAAGAAGAATCTACTTCAACCGATATGCCCTTAGGCACGGCCATACATAACATAGAAATCACACTTGGAAAGGGTGGACAATTAGCTAGAGCAGCAGGTGCTGTAGCGAAACTGATTGCAAAAGAGGGTAAATCGGCCACATTAAGATTACCATCTGGGGAGGTCCGTTTGATATCCAAAAACTGCTTAGCAACAGTCGGACAAGTGGGTAATGTTGGGGTGAACCAAAAAAGTTTGGGTAGAGCCGGATCTAAGTGTTGGCTAGGTAAGCGTCCTGTAGTAAGAGGAGTAGTTATGAACCCTGTAGACCATCCCCATGGGGGCGGTGAAGGGAGAGCCCCAATTGGTAGAAAAAAACCCACAACCCCTTGGGGTTATCCTGCGCTTGGAAGAAGAAGTAGGAAAAGGAAAAAATATAGTGATAGTTTTATTCTTCGTCGCCGTAAATAGGAATATTGAAAATCGAATTTTTTTGGAATTTGAAATAATGTGATGGGCGAACGACGGGAATTGAACCCGCGCATGGTGGATTCACAATCCACTGCCTTGATCCACTTGGCTACATCCGCCCCTTATCTAGCTAAAGGATTTTCTCTTTTTTCCATTC
This is a stretch of genomic DNA from Phoenix dactylifera chloroplast, complete genome. It encodes these proteins:
- the rpl23 gene encoding 50S ribosomal protein L23 encodes the protein MDGIKYAVFTEKSIRLLGNNQYTSNVESGSTRTEIKHWVELFFGVKVIAMNSHRLPGKGRRMGPIMGHTMHYRRMIITLQPGYSIPPLIEKRT
- the rpl2 gene encoding 50S ribosomal protein L2, with the translated sequence MHLYKTSTPSTRNGAVDSQVKSNPRNNLIYGQHRCGKGRNARGIITARHRGGGHKRLYRKIDFRRNEKDISGRIVTIEYDPNRNAYICLIHYGDGEKRYILHPRGAIIGDTIVSGTEVPISMGNALPLTDMPLGTAIHNIEITLGKGGQLARAAGAVAKLIAKEGKSATLRLPSGEVRLISKNCLATVGQVGNVGVNQKSLGRAGSKCWLGKRPVVRGVVMNPVDHPHGGGEGRAPIGRKKPTTPWGYPALGRRSRKRKKYSDSFILRRRK